One Ranitomeya imitator isolate aRanImi1 chromosome 1, aRanImi1.pri, whole genome shotgun sequence DNA window includes the following coding sequences:
- the SDS gene encoding L-serine dehydratase/L-threonine deaminase, which yields MPEISSLHLNTPLRDSVPMSKLCGTKVYLKLDNAQPTGSFKIRGIGHLCKTWAERGCKHFVCSSGGNAGLAAAYSARMLSIPATILVPVTTPSFTIQRVKDEGATVCVVGEMLDDTIEHAKELVKNNPGWVYIPPFDDPLIWEGHTSLAKEMKESLPSKPGAIVLSVGGGGMLCGVVQGLREVGWSDIPIIAMETRGAHSLNAALEEGKLVTLPEITSVAKTLGARTVGAQTLKVAQEHPVFSEVITDQDAVIAIERFLDDEKMLVEPACGAALAAVYSDVIGKLQKEGKLSHDLLSVVVIVCGGNNITLAQLFRLKDQLGI from the exons ATGCCAGAAATTAGCAGCCTGCATCTGAACACTCCATTAAGGGACAGCGTGCCGATGTCCAAACTATGCGGCACCAAAGTGTATCTAAAACTTGACAATGCACAACCAACGGGGTCCTTCAAAATCCGTGGGATTGGACATCTTTGTAAAACT TGGGCAGAACGAGGCTGTAAGCACTTTGTCTGTTCTTCAG GAGGTAATGCTGGCCTGGCAGCCGCCTATAGTGCCCGCATGCTGTCCATCCCTGCAACTATTCTGGTCCCAGTTACCACTCCAAGCTTCACCATCCAGAGAGTCAAAGACGAAGGTGCTACAGTCTGTGTAGTGGGAGAG ATGCTTGATGATACTATTGAGCATGCTAAAGAGTTGGTGAAGAATAACCCTGGATGGGTGTACATCCCTCCATTTGACGATCCTTTAATATG ggaaggcCACACATCACTGGCAAAAGAAATGAAGGAAAGTCTTCCTTCAAAACCAGGAGCAATTGTCCTCTCAGTAGGTGGTGGTGGTATGCTCTGTGGAGTAGTCCAAGGCCTACGGGAAGTGGGATGGAGTGACATTCCCATCATTGCAATGGAAACGAGAGGTGCTCACAGTCTTAATGCTGCATTAGAGGAAGGAAAGCTCGTGACTCTTCCTGAAATTACCAG CGTGGCAAAGACGTTGGGAGCTAGAACTGTGGGAGCACAAACCCTGAAAGTGGCTCAGGAACATCCTGTATTCTCAGAGGTCATCACTGACCAAGACGCTGTGATTGCCATCGAAAGGTTTCTTG ATGATGAGAAGATGCTTGTTGAGCCAGCGTGTGGCGCAGCTCTTGCTGCGGTTTACAGTGATGTGATTGGGAAGCTGCAGAAGGAGGGAAAGTTGAGCCACGATCTGTTATCTGTGGTAGTCATCGTATGTGGTGGGAACAACATCACCCTCGCCCAGCTCTTCCGACTCAAGGATCAGTTGGGCATCTAG